Below is a window of Nocardioides sp. S-1144 DNA.
ACGCCTCGATGTTCGTCGGCGGGATCCGGGCCCTGCTGCTGCAGACCCTGCACCCGGCCGCGATGCGCGCCGTCGCGGAGCACTCCGGCTACCGCGGCGACATGTGGGGACGACTGCACCGCACCAGCACCTTCCTCGCGACCACCACCTTCGGCGCGGCCGACGACGCCCAGCGCTCGGTCGACATCGTCCGGGCGATCCACCGCCGGGTCGTCGGCACGATGCCCGACGGCAGCGCCTACGCCGCCTCCGACCCGCACCTGCTGCGCTGGGTGCACGTCGCGGAGGTCGACAGCTTCCTGCGCGCCCACACCGTCTACGGCCAGCGCGCGCTCGACCAGGACGAGCGCGACGAGTACGTCGCCCAGGCCGGGCTGGTGGCCCGGCGGCTGGGCGCGAGCGACGTCCCCGCGAACGAGGCCGAGCTCGTCGACGCGCTGGCGTCCTACCGACCCGAGCTGCGCGGCACGCCCGAGGCCCGCGAGGCGGTGCGCCACGTGCTGGTCCACCCGCCGCTGCCGCTGCTCGCCCGGGCTCCGTACGGCGTGCTGGTGGCCGCCGCGGTGGGCCTGATGCCGGCCTGGACCCGCCCCCAGCTGCGGCTGCCCTGGCTCCCGGTCACCGAGCGGACCGTCGTGCGCGGGCTCGGCTCGGCGGCGACCGGCACCATTCGCTGGGCGATGCGCCCGCCCGCCTGAGGAGGTCCTGGGTTTGAATGGGACGGTGCCCCCACCTGCCGATCCCGCAGACCCCAGCCACCCCTGGCCGCTGGCCGACGGCGTCGACGTCCGCGACGAGCTCCTCGCGGCCTACGCCGACCCGACCCGCGGCTACCACGACACCACCCACCTGGCCGAGGTGCTGGCCCGCGTCGAGGAGCTGGCCGCGGCCGGGGTCGGCTTCGACCGGACGCCGGTGCGGCTCGCCGCCTGGTTCCACGACAGCGTCTACGACGGCGAGCGGGACGCCGAGGAGCGCTCCGCCGCGTGGGCCGAGGACGCCCTGCCCGGCCTGGTCGACGACGCCACCGTCGCCGAGGTGGCCCGGCTGATCCGGCTCACCGAGACCCACCGGCCCGACGACGGCGACCTCAACGGCTGCGTGCTCTCCGACGCCGACCTCGGCATCCTGGCCGCCCCCGACGCCCGCTACGCCTCCTACGTCGCCGCCGTGCGTGCCGAGTACGGCCACCTCGACGACGCGACGTTCGACGCCGGGCGGCGCCGCGTCCTGGAGGACCTGCTCGCCAAGCCGCGGCTCTTCCACACCGCCTACGCGCACGACCGGTGGGAGCAGCGCGCCCGCGCCAACGTGACCGCCGAGCTCGGCGCCGGTCCGGCCTAGCGGCCCTTGCGGCGCCGCAGGCCCGAGGCGACCAGGCGGCGGACCAGCTCGCGCGAGCTGACCGGCAGCGCGCCGGCGGCCACCACGTCGTCGTACCACTCCGACGGGACGTCGTAGTGGTCGCGGTCGAAGCCGCGCCCGGGGATGCCGAGCGTGCGGGCGAAGGCGTGCAGCTCGTCGTAGGAGGTGTCGCTCACCAGGTGCGACCACAGCCGGCCGTGGCCCTCGACGGTCGGCGGGTCGATCAGCACGCTCACCCGCTGCGCTCCCGCCCGGCGACCGGCGCGCTGTCGAGCAGCAGCCGCCACGAGCGGACCAGGCCGGCGTCGACGTAGGCGCGGTCGGAGCCGCCCGGCCGGACCTGCGGGCCCACGTGGAACTGCCGGACGCCGGCGCGCACGAACCACGGCACCTGCTCGGCCGCGAGTCCCCCGGCCGGCATCAGCAGCCGGGCGACCGCGGGGTCGGCGGCGGCCAGGGCCAGCAGGTCGTCGTAGCCGTGGTCGAGGCCCTGCGGCGAGCCGCCGCTGGCGACGGCGGTCAACCCGGGCAGCGTCAGCAGCCGGCGCCAGGACCGGCGCAGGTCGAGGGTGGCGTCGACGGCGCGGTGGAAGGTCCACCCGACACCGGGCAGGGCCTCCACGAGCGCCCGGGTGGTCGCGACGTCGACCTCGAGGTCGGCGTCGAGGAAGCCCAGGCAGACGCCCTCGGCGCCGACGGCGACGTACTCGCGACCCAGGGCGACCAGCCGCGCCAGGTCGTCCGCACGGGCGGTGAAGGTCTCGTCGAGGCGGAGCAGCACCCGGACCGGCAGGTCGCCGGCGCGCACGACGGCCGCGGCCGTCGCGACGTCGGGCGAGCGGCCGTCGACGTCGAGCGCGAGCCGGTCGGCGCCGCCCTCGACGCAGCCGGGCACGTCGCGGGCCTGCCGTACCGCGACCTCCAGCACCGTCGTCATGGACCCGACGTTAGGCGATCGCGCGCAGCATCTCCGGGAGGTCGGGGTAGCGCCGCCCGGCGCCCGCGAACGCGCCGGCGACGAGGTCCATCACCTCGGCCAGCGGCTGCAGCACGCAGGACCGGGCTGGTGGCGAGGCCGTCGCGGTCGAGGTCGACCCCGTCCTCGACCGTGATCTCGGGCGTGATCTCGGGCGTGATCTCGGGGGTCTCATGAGGTGCTCCTCCGGGTCGTGGGTGGGCCCGGGACGTGCCCCGGGAGGCCGTCGCTTGAAACGCCCGCACAATGGACCTGTGGACGACCGCCTGCTGATCGACGCCCGAGCCCGCGTGCTGGCCGACCTCTCCGCACGGCACCAGGCGACGGCGAGTGCCGTGTCGGCCCTCGAGGACGCCTGCTCGGCCCGGCACTGGTGGGCCGAGCAGTGGCCCGAGGGCACCGTGTACGTCGCCGGGCTGGTCGCCCAGGACGTCCAGGACGCCCTCTTCGAGAACGCCGGGCGGTGGCCGCTGTGCCTGCACTGCACCGACGGCCCGGTGCACTCGCTCTACATCCAGCCCGACCTCGGCGGGCCGGACCCGGTGTGGGTCTGCGAGGAGACCGGCGAGGTCGCGGCCGCCCTCGGGTTCCTCGGCGCCGAGCGCTGAGCAACCGGACCGGCGCTGAGCAGCCGGACCGGCCGGACGTGGACGGAGCGGCTAGGAGTCCGAGCCGAGCTGGATCCACATCGTGAAGCGGTCGGCACGGTAGACCGAGCGCGACACGTTCACGATCTTCTCGCCCACCATGCCGCGGCGCGAGTGCCGCAGCACGACGGTGCCCGGTTCGATCTCGAGCAGGGCGGCCTCCTCGTCGCCGGCGGTGTCGGCGGAGATGGAGTCCTCGGCCCACGTCGGACGCAGCCCGCGCCGCGCGAGGGCGTCGTACAGGCTGGTCGGCATGCCGGTCTGCAGGAAGCCCGGCAGCAGGATCTCGTTGAGGTAGTTGTCCTCGATGCACACCGGTGTGCCGTCGCCGCGGCGCAGCCGCCGCCAGTGGATCACGGCGTCGCCCTCGGTCAGCGACAGCGCACGGGCCACGCCGGGGCCGGCCTGCTCGCGCCGCGCCAGCAGCGTCTGGGACTCGGCGAGGAGCCCGCGACGGGTCATCTCCTCGGTGTAGCCGTTGATCCGGGTGGCCTCGCGGCGCGGCCGCGCGACGAAGGTGCCGCGCCCGGGGATCCGCTCGAGCAGCCCCTCGGTGACCAGCGCGTCGAGGGCCTGGCGCACCGTCATCCGGGCGACGCCGAAGCGGTGCACGAGCTCGCGCTCCGAGGGCGCCGGCGACCCGGGCGCGTTGTCGCCGACCAGGGCGCGGACGTACTCGCGCACGACGACGTGCTTGAGCGCACGACCATCCCTGAGCAGCACGTCCTCCACGCGAGCCACAGTAGGGAAAGCCGGCCGCCCCGTCAGGCGAATGGCCGACTTGGCGGGCCTCACTCGGTCGAGATCGCCTCCAGGACGTCGAGGCGCGCGGCGCGCCGCGCGGGCAGGACCGCGGACAGCACCCCCACGACGACGGCCAGCAGCAGGAACACGCCGAGCTGCCCGAACGGGACGCTGATCACCTCCAGCCCCTCGTCGCGGACCGCCCGCATCAGCGCGACACCGAACCCGGTGCCGAGCACCAGTCCGAGCACCGCGCCCAGGACCGCGATCACCACCGACTCCAGCGTGATCATCAGCCGCAGCTGCGCCCGGGTGACGCCGATGGCCCGCAGCAGCCCGACCTCGCGGGTCCGCTCGATCACCGACAGGGCCAGCGTGTTGACGATGCCCAGGACGGCGATCAGCAGCGCCAGCCCGAGCAGCGCGTAGATGATGAGCACGAACTGGTCGATCGGCTCGCGCTGCTCGGCCGCGAAGGCCGCCTGGTCCTTGGCGGTCACGATGGGCTGGTCGGCCAGCACCTCGTCGAGGCGCTCCTGCAGGCCGGACGCCGCGTCGTCGGCGTAGACCACCAGCAGCGAGTCCTCCGCCGGGTAGCCCGCGGCCTCGTAGGTCGGGATCGACACGATGGCGCCGCCGGCCAGCAGGGCCCCGGTCTCCACCGTGCCGGCGACGGTCCACGTCACCGGGCCGCCGGCGGCGTCGAGCTCGTAGTCGTCGCCGACTGCGAGGCCGCGCTCGGCGGCGTAGGAGTCGCCGAGCAGGACCGTGCCGGTCGTCAGGTCGGCCGGGCCGCCCTCGACGAAGCTGACACCGAGCCGCTCGAGGGAGTCGGGGTCGGTGGCGACCACGACGGTGAAGTCCCCGTCGGCCTCGGCGAAGCCGGAGCGCTGGCGCACGACGGCGTCGACGCCCTCGACGCCGTCGACCCGCTCGGCGACCGTGGCGGAGAAGGAGCCGCCGAAGATGCTGCTCACCACGAAGTCGCCGGTGAAGCTCTCCTCGATGGTCTGGTCGACCGAGGCCTTGGCGGAGTCGCCGACGATCGCCATCGTGCAGGCGAGCGTGAGGCCGATCATGAGCGCCGAGGCCGTCGCGGCGGTGCGCCGCGGGTTGCGCAGCGAGTTCTGGCCGGCGAGGTTGCCGATCGACCCGAACAGCCGCGCGAAGAGGGCGCGGGCCGCCCGCAGGAACGGCCCCGCGAGCACCGGGGCCATCGCGGTGACACCGAGCAGCACGGCGAGCACGCCGCCGCCGACGAGCCAGCCGGTGTACCCGATCCCGAGGACGTCGGTGAGCCCCGCGGCCAGCAGCGCGCCGCCGGCCAGCGCCAGCAGGAGCCCGTAGCGGAACCGGTTGCGCAGCGACGCCTCCGGCAGCGCGACGTCGTCGCGCATCGCCTGGACCGGCGCGATCCGCGACGTCCGCCGGGCCGGGAGGTAGGCCGCCGCCATCGTGACGAGGATGCCGACCACGTAGGCCGCGAGGAACGAGCGCGGCCGGTAGACCAGCGGCTGGCCGGACAGGTCGAGCCCGAAGGTCGCGAACAGCGCCCGCAGCCCGATCGCGAGCACGATGCCGAGCAGCACGCCGAGGGTGGCGCCCAGGAAGCCGAGCACGAACGCCTCGAGCTGCACCGAGCGCACCACCTGCCGCTTCGAGGCGCCGAGCGCCCGCAGCAGGGCCAGCTCGCGGCTGCGCTGGGCGACCAGGATGGAGAAGGTGTTGACGATGATGAAGGAGCCCACGACCAGCGCGATCCCGGCGAAGATCAGCAGGAAGGTGGTGAGGAACGAGATCGCCTCGAGCAGGTCGCTCGCCGACTCGTCGGCGGCCTCGTCGCCGGTCACCGCCTCGTAGCCGTCGGGCAGTGCGGCCTCGACGTCGGCGAGCAGCTGCTCCTGGGTGACGCCGTCGGCGGCGGTGACCCAGATCGACTCGTACTCGTCCGCGCCCCCGTGGAAGAGCCGCTGCGCCTCGCTGGTCTCGAACGCGGCGTAGGTGGCGCCGTTGAGGGAGCCGCCCTCGGCGAAGTCGGCGATCCCGACCAGCGTCGGCGCGAGGTTGGCGGTCTCGTCGGTGGTGATCAGCGGGACGGTGTCGCCGACGTCGTAGCCGGACTTCTCCGCCGTGGCGGCGTCGAGCACGACCTCGTCGGGTCCCTCGGGCGCACGCCCCTCGGCGATCTGCAGGCCCTCGAGCCCGTTGCCGGCGGGGGCGTCGGACCAGCTGGCGCCCAGCGACGGCGGCCCGAACCCGCCGATCGGCTTGCCCTCGTCGTCGACGACGTAGACGCCGAGGGCGTTGACCATCCCGTCGGCGCGCGCGGCTCCCGGGACCTCGGCCAGCGTGTCGGCGAGGTCACCGGGGACGGTGCGGGTCGACAGCGCCCCGCCGGGGGCGTCGCCGCCGCCCTCGGGCCGCACGACGACGTCGCCCACGGTCGAGGCGAACAGCGAGGTGAAGCTGCGGTTCAGGGTGTCGGAGAAGATCAGCGTGCCGACCACGAACGCCACGCCGAGCACGATCGCGAAGGTGCTCATCACCAGGCGCAGCTTGCGCCCGAGCAGGCTCTTGAGGGCCGCGCGGATCATCCCGGGCCGCCGGGCCCGGCGTCGGACATCCGCGCCATGATCGCGAGCACCTGGTCGCGGTCGGGCCGGCGCAGCTCGTCGACGACCTTGCCGTCGGCGAGGAAGACGACGCGGTCGGTGTAGGCCGCCGCGACCGGGTCGTGGGTCACCATCACCACGGTCTGGCCGTGGGTGTCGACACTGGCGCGCAGCAGCTCGAGCACCTCGGCCCCCGAGCGCGAGTCGAGGTTGCCGGTGGGCTCGTCGGCGAAGACGATCCGCGGGCGGCTCACGAGCGCCCGGGCGACCGCGACCCGCTGCTGCTGGCCGCCGGAGAGCTGGTTGGGCTTGTGGTCGAGCCGGTCGCCGAGGCCGACGGTGCCGATGACCGAGTCGAACCAGGCGCGGTCGGGCTTGCGGCCGGCGATGGCCAGCGGCAGCACGATGTTCTCCTCCGCGGTCAGCGTCGGGACCAGGTTGAACGACTGGAACACGAAGCCGATCTCCTCGCGGCGCAGGAGGGTCAGGGCCTTGTCGTGGAGCCGGCCGATCTCGCGGTCGCCGATCAGCACCTGGCCGGACGTCGCGCTGTCGAGCGCCGCGCAGACGTGCATCAGCGTCGACTTGCCCGACCCGCTCGGGCCCATCACGGCGGTGAACTCCCCGGCGTACAGGTCGAGGGTGACGTCGTCGAGGGCGCGGACGACCGCCTCGCCCTGGCCGTAGGTCTTGGAGAGGCCGACCACGCGGGCGGCCACCTCGCGGCCGGCCGTCGCGCTGGTGCTGGGGGTCGTCATGGCCCCAGCCTGACCGGTCGGGCAACCCCGGCGCCACCGGGATGCCCCCGACCCGACCCCGAGCCCGGCGAGGGGTGGCCGACGCGCCGCGAGGTCGTCGAACACCTGTTCGACCACGGGTCTATGATCGGGGGATGGACTTCCAGGGAACCCTCTTCCAGGCGCCCGCGTCCGGGGTGGGCGACCTCGGCCGCACCGAGCGCCGTCCCCTCGCCGGGGGCGCGTGGCTCGACGTCCTGCGGTCGTGGCTGCCGGCGCCCGACGAGGTGTTCGAGACGCTGGTGCGCGACGTGCCGTGGCGCGCCGAGCGCCGTCAGATGTACGACCGGGTCGTCGACGTCCCGCGCCTGCTGCACACCTACATGATCGGCGAGCCGCTCCCCCACCCGCTGCTCGCGGAGGCCCGCGACGCGCTGTCGGCGCACTACGCCGACGAGCTGGGCGAGCCGTTCCGCACCGCGGGCTGCTGCTACTACCGCGACGGCCGCGACTCGGTCGCGTGGCACGGCGACACCATCGGCCGGGGCTCCAGCCACGACACGATGGTCGCGATCGTCTCCCTCGGCGACCCCCGCCGGCTCCACCTGCGGCCCCGGGCCGGCACCGCCGCCGCCGACGGCGGCGAGCCGCTGGCCGTCGAGATGGGCCACGGCGACCTGGTCGTGATGGGCGGCTCGTGCCAGCGCACGTGGGAGCACGCCGTCCCGAAGGTCGCGCACGCCGGCCCGCGCATCTCGGTCCAGTACCGCCCGTTCAACGTCTTCTGAGCCGCCGCGCCGCCCGGCGTCCGGGTCGGTCCGCGGGGGTGGACCGCCCCGGCGCCGACGGGGCTAGGTTCGCGCCATGACCGACACCCCGGCGCCGTACGACCCCACCCGACCTGCCGGACCGAGCACCCCTCCGTCCGGGGGGCCGACCCCCGACCGCGCCCCCGACCGGGCCCCCGAGCCGACCCCGCCGGCGCGCGAGCACCAGGACCCGCTGCGCGGCTCCCGCACCAGCGGCGCGTGGGCCGGGGTGATCGCGGCGGCGGTGCTGCTGATCCTGCTGGTCATCTTCATCGCCCAGAACACCGAGTCGACCGACATCCAGTTCCTCGGCTTCGACGGCTCCCTGCCGCTCGCGGTCGCCCTGCTGGTCGCCACCGTCGTGGGCATGGTGGTCGCCGGCGCGGTCGGGTCGCTGAGGATCCTGCAGCTGCGCCGGCGCATCAAGCGCGAGCGCAAGGGCTGAGACCCCCCGGCGCGGTTTGGTCCGACGGGGTTGGGTGGGGCCATGGAGTCGAACCCGCCTGCCCCGTCCGCCACGATCGGCCTGACCGGCCTGGCGGTGATGGGGCGCAACCTGGCCCGCAACATCGCCCGCCACGGCCACGCCATCGCCGTCCACAACCGGACGACCGCCCGCACCACCAGCTTGCTCGAGGAGCACGGTGACGAGGGCGCCGACAGCGGCGGCCGGCTGATCGGCACCGAGAGCCTCGAGGAGTTCGTGGCCGCCATCGAGAAGCCGCGCGTCGTGCTGGTGATGGTCAAGGCCGGCGAGGGCACCGACGCGGTCATCGACGACCTCGTGCCGCTGCTGGAGGAGGGCGACATCGTCGTCGACTGCGGCAACGCCCACTTCACCGACACCATCCGCCGCACCGAGCAGCTCGAGGCCCACGGCCTGCACTTCGTCGGCACCGGCGTCTCCGGCGGCGAGGAGGGCGCCCTCAACGGCCCCTCGATCATGGTCGGCGGCAGCGACCGGGCCTACGAGCGGCTGGGGCCGATCATGGAGTCGATCGCGGCCCACGTCGACGGCGAGCCGTGCTGCGCCCACGTCGGCGAGGGCGGCGCCGGCCACTTCGTGAAGATGGTGCACAACGGCATCGAGTACGCCGACATGCAGCTGATCGCCGAGTCCTACGACCTGCTGCGCTCGGTCGCGGGCCTCGAGCCGGCCGCCATCGCCGACGTCTTCGAGGAGTGGAACAAGGGCGAGCTGGAGTCGTTCCTCATCCAGATGACCGCCGACGTCCTGCGCCACACCGACGCCGGCGGCCACCCGTTCGTCGACGTCGTCCAGGACGCCGCCGAGCAGAAGGGCACCGGCCGCTGGACCGTCCAGTCGGCCCTCGACCTCGGCGTCCCGATCACCGGGATCGCGGAGGCGACGTTCGCCCGCAGCCTGTCGGGCCACACCGCCCAGCGGGCCGCGGCCCGCACGATGTTCTCCACCAGCCCCGACGAGCAGCGCGTCGAGGTCGACCGCGACACCTTCGTCGACCAGGTGCGCGCGGCGCTGTACGCCTCCAAGGTGGTCGCCTACGCCCAGGGCTTCGACCAGGTCGCCGCGGGCGCCGAGGAGCACGGCTGGGACGTCGACCTCGGCCAGGTCGCCAAGATCTGGCGCGACGGCTGCATCATCCGGGCCCGGTTCCTCGGCCGGATCACCGAGGCCTACACCGACGAGCCCGACCTCACCACGCTGCTGACCACGCCGTTCTTCGCCGAGGCCGTCCAGGACGGCGTGGACGCCTGGCGCGAGGTCGTGGCCACCGCCGCCCGGGCGGGTGTGCCGGTGCCGGCGTTCGGGTCGTCACTGTCGTACTTCGACGGGTTGCGCCGCGAGCGCCTGCCCGCCGCCCTCATCCAGGCCCTGCGCGACAACTTCGGGGCCCACACCTACCAGCGCGTCGACCGGCCGGGCACGTTCCACACCGCCTGGGCCGGCGACCTCAGCGAGAGCGAGCAGTGACCCCATGAGCACCCACCCCACGACGACCGGCGACACCACCGCGGCACCGTCCGGCACCTACGCGATCGGCGGCGACCTGCCCGTCGTCCGACTCGGCTACGGCACCATGCAGCTCACCGGCGAGGGGGTCTGGGGTCCCCCGCGGGACCACGACACCGCCGTCGCGGTGCTCCGGCGCGCGGTCGAGCTGGGCGTCACGTTCTTCGACACCGCCGACTCCTACGGCCCGGTCGTCGCCGAGCAGCTCCTCAAGGAGGCGCTGCACCCCTACGCCGACGACGTGGTGATCGCGACCAAGGCGGGGCTGACGCGCCAGGGCCCGGGCGTCTGGACGCCGGTCGGCCGGCCCGCCTACCTGCGCCAGCAGTGCGAGATGTCGCTGCGCAACCTCGGCGTCGAGCGGATCGACCTGTTCCAGCTGCACCGGATCGACCCGGCCGTCGACCTCGAGGACCAGGTCGGCGAGCTGGTGGCGCTGCGCGACGAGGGCAAGATCCGCCACATCGGGCTGTCGGAGGTCTCGGTGGAGCAGCTGGAGATGGCCCAGGCGATGGCGCCGATCGCCACCGTGCAGAACCTCTACAACCTCGCCCACCGCGACGCCCAGGAGCTGCTCGACTTCTGCGAGCAGCACGACATCGGGTTCATCCCGTGGTTCCCGCTCGCGACCGGCGAGCTGTCGGCCGAGGACGGCGTCCTCGGCGCCGCCGCGAAGGACCACGACGCGACGCCGTCCCAGCTCGCGCTGGCCTGGCTGCTGCGCCGCTCGCCGGTGATGCTTCCGATCCCGGGCACCTCGTCGCTGGACCACCTCGAGTCCAACACGGCCGCGGCCGGGATCGAGCTGACCGACGAGGAGTACGCCGCGCTGACCGCGCTCGGCGACTGACCACGCACCGCGACCGACCCCGCACCGCCGCCCACGCCGCCGCGCCCACCCGGGCGCGGCGGCGTCTGCGTCAGGGGGTGAGCAGCGCGGGCTCGGTCTTCTCCCGGACCTCGTCCTCGGTGACGCCGGGGGCGACCTCCACGAGCAGCAGCCCGTCGGGCGTGACGTCGACGACGGCCAGGTCGGTGATGATGCGCTGCACGACCCGCTTGCCGGTGTAGGGCAGCGAGCACTCCTCGACGATCTTGTAGGAGCCGTCCCGGGCCACGTGCTCCATCAGCACGATCACCCGCTTCGCGCCGTGGACGAGGTCCATCGCCCCGCCCATGCCCTTGACCATCTTGCCGGGGATCATCCAGTTGGCGATGTCGCCGGCCGCGCTGACCTGCATCGCGCCGAGGATCGCGGCGTCGATCTTGCCGCCGCGGATCATCCCGAAGCTGGTCGCGGAGTCGAAGAACGACGCGCCCGCGCGCAGGGTGACGGTCTCCTTGCCGGCGTTGATGAGGTCGGCGTCCTCCTCGCCCTCCCACGGGTAGGCACCGGTGCCGAGGACGCCGTTCTCGGACTGCAGCACCAGCTCGACGTCGTCGGCGACGTAGTTGGGCACCAGCGTCGGCAGCCCGATCCCGAGGTTCACGTAGGACCCGTCGGTCAGCTCGGCCGCCGCCCGGGCGGCCATCTCCTCGCGTGTCCAGCTCATGTCAGGCACCTTCCCGCGTGCGCACGGTGCGCTTCTCGATCGGCTTGTCGGCCGCCTGCTCCGGGGTCAGCACGACGACGCGCTGCACGAACACGCCGGGCGTGTGGATGGTGTCGGGGTCGAGCTCGCCGGGCTCGACGAGGTGCTCGACCTCGGCGAGGGTGACCCGGCCGCACATGGCGGCGAGCGGGTTGAAGTTGCGCGCCGACCGGCGGTAGACGAGGTTGCCGTGCCGGTCGCCCTTCCAGGCGCGCACCAGGCCGAAGTCGGCGGTGATGCCCTCCTCCAGCACGAACTCGCGCGGCTCGCCGTCGACGTCGAAGACCCGGGTCTCCTTGGGGGGCGAGGCGAGCGTCACGTTGCCCTCGGAGTCGTAGCGCCACGGCAGCCCGCCCTCGGCGACCTGCGTGCCGCCGCCGGTGGCGGTGAAGAACGCCGCGATCCCGCTGCCGCCGGCGCGCATCCGCTCGGCGAGCGTGCCCTGCGGGGTCAGCTCGACCTCGAGCTCGCCGGAGAGGTACTGCCGGGCGAACTCCTTGTTCTCCCCCACGTAGGAGGCCACCATCCG
It encodes the following:
- a CDS encoding oxygenase MpaB family protein, producing MINDVRGRLGEALFLRVAGPEGPAQRDRIHGAEGPRWFEPGSPITEVHGDASMFVGGIRALLLQTLHPAAMRAVAEHSGYRGDMWGRLHRTSTFLATTTFGAADDAQRSVDIVRAIHRRVVGTMPDGSAYAASDPHLLRWVHVAEVDSFLRAHTVYGQRALDQDERDEYVAQAGLVARRLGASDVPANEAELVDALASYRPELRGTPEAREAVRHVLVHPPLPLLARAPYGVLVAAAVGLMPAWTRPQLRLPWLPVTERTVVRGLGSAATGTIRWAMRPPA
- a CDS encoding HD domain-containing protein; its protein translation is MPPPADPADPSHPWPLADGVDVRDELLAAYADPTRGYHDTTHLAEVLARVEELAAAGVGFDRTPVRLAAWFHDSVYDGERDAEERSAAWAEDALPGLVDDATVAEVARLIRLTETHRPDDGDLNGCVLSDADLGILAAPDARYASYVAAVRAEYGHLDDATFDAGRRRVLEDLLAKPRLFHTAYAHDRWEQRARANVTAELGAGPA
- a CDS encoding DUF4031 domain-containing protein, producing the protein MSVLIDPPTVEGHGRLWSHLVSDTSYDELHAFARTLGIPGRGFDRDHYDVPSEWYDDVVAAGALPVSSRELVRRLVASGLRRRKGR
- a CDS encoding copper homeostasis protein CutC → MTTVLEVAVRQARDVPGCVEGGADRLALDVDGRSPDVATAAAVVRAGDLPVRVLLRLDETFTARADDLARLVALGREYVAVGAEGVCLGFLDADLEVDVATTRALVEALPGVGWTFHRAVDATLDLRRSWRRLLTLPGLTAVASGGSPQGLDHGYDDLLALAAADPAVARLLMPAGGLAAEQVPWFVRAGVRQFHVGPQVRPGGSDRAYVDAGLVRSWRLLLDSAPVAGRERSG
- a CDS encoding GntR family transcriptional regulator; its protein translation is MEDVLLRDGRALKHVVVREYVRALVGDNAPGSPAPSERELVHRFGVARMTVRQALDALVTEGLLERIPGRGTFVARPRREATRINGYTEEMTRRGLLAESQTLLARREQAGPGVARALSLTEGDAVIHWRRLRRGDGTPVCIEDNYLNEILLPGFLQTGMPTSLYDALARRGLRPTWAEDSISADTAGDEEAALLEIEPGTVVLRHSRRGMVGEKIVNVSRSVYRADRFTMWIQLGSDS
- a CDS encoding ABC transporter permease → MIRAALKSLLGRKLRLVMSTFAIVLGVAFVVGTLIFSDTLNRSFTSLFASTVGDVVVRPEGGGDAPGGALSTRTVPGDLADTLAEVPGAARADGMVNALGVYVVDDEGKPIGGFGPPSLGASWSDAPAGNGLEGLQIAEGRAPEGPDEVVLDAATAEKSGYDVGDTVPLITTDETANLAPTLVGIADFAEGGSLNGATYAAFETSEAQRLFHGGADEYESIWVTAADGVTQEQLLADVEAALPDGYEAVTGDEAADESASDLLEAISFLTTFLLIFAGIALVVGSFIIVNTFSILVAQRSRELALLRALGASKRQVVRSVQLEAFVLGFLGATLGVLLGIVLAIGLRALFATFGLDLSGQPLVYRPRSFLAAYVVGILVTMAAAYLPARRTSRIAPVQAMRDDVALPEASLRNRFRYGLLLALAGGALLAAGLTDVLGIGYTGWLVGGGVLAVLLGVTAMAPVLAGPFLRAARALFARLFGSIGNLAGQNSLRNPRRTAATASALMIGLTLACTMAIVGDSAKASVDQTIEESFTGDFVVSSIFGGSFSATVAERVDGVEGVDAVVRQRSGFAEADGDFTVVVATDPDSLERLGVSFVEGGPADLTTGTVLLGDSYAAERGLAVGDDYELDAAGGPVTWTVAGTVETGALLAGGAIVSIPTYEAAGYPAEDSLLVVYADDAASGLQERLDEVLADQPIVTAKDQAAFAAEQREPIDQFVLIIYALLGLALLIAVLGIVNTLALSVIERTREVGLLRAIGVTRAQLRLMITLESVVIAVLGAVLGLVLGTGFGVALMRAVRDEGLEVISVPFGQLGVFLLLAVVVGVLSAVLPARRAARLDVLEAISTE
- a CDS encoding ABC transporter ATP-binding protein, translated to MTTPSTSATAGREVAARVVGLSKTYGQGEAVVRALDDVTLDLYAGEFTAVMGPSGSGKSTLMHVCAALDSATSGQVLIGDREIGRLHDKALTLLRREEIGFVFQSFNLVPTLTAEENIVLPLAIAGRKPDRAWFDSVIGTVGLGDRLDHKPNQLSGGQQQRVAVARALVSRPRIVFADEPTGNLDSRSGAEVLELLRASVDTHGQTVVMVTHDPVAAAYTDRVVFLADGKVVDELRRPDRDQVLAIMARMSDAGPGGPG
- a CDS encoding alpha-ketoglutarate-dependent dioxygenase AlkB; its protein translation is MDFQGTLFQAPASGVGDLGRTERRPLAGGAWLDVLRSWLPAPDEVFETLVRDVPWRAERRQMYDRVVDVPRLLHTYMIGEPLPHPLLAEARDALSAHYADELGEPFRTAGCCYYRDGRDSVAWHGDTIGRGSSHDTMVAIVSLGDPRRLHLRPRAGTAAADGGEPLAVEMGHGDLVVMGGSCQRTWEHAVPKVAHAGPRISVQYRPFNVF
- a CDS encoding LapA family protein, with amino-acid sequence MTDTPAPYDPTRPAGPSTPPSGGPTPDRAPDRAPEPTPPAREHQDPLRGSRTSGAWAGVIAAAVLLILLVIFIAQNTESTDIQFLGFDGSLPLAVALLVATVVGMVVAGAVGSLRILQLRRRIKRERKG
- the gndA gene encoding NADP-dependent phosphogluconate dehydrogenase; the protein is MESNPPAPSATIGLTGLAVMGRNLARNIARHGHAIAVHNRTTARTTSLLEEHGDEGADSGGRLIGTESLEEFVAAIEKPRVVLVMVKAGEGTDAVIDDLVPLLEEGDIVVDCGNAHFTDTIRRTEQLEAHGLHFVGTGVSGGEEGALNGPSIMVGGSDRAYERLGPIMESIAAHVDGEPCCAHVGEGGAGHFVKMVHNGIEYADMQLIAESYDLLRSVAGLEPAAIADVFEEWNKGELESFLIQMTADVLRHTDAGGHPFVDVVQDAAEQKGTGRWTVQSALDLGVPITGIAEATFARSLSGHTAQRAAARTMFSTSPDEQRVEVDRDTFVDQVRAALYASKVVAYAQGFDQVAAGAEEHGWDVDLGQVAKIWRDGCIIRARFLGRITEAYTDEPDLTTLLTTPFFAEAVQDGVDAWREVVATAARAGVPVPAFGSSLSYFDGLRRERLPAALIQALRDNFGAHTYQRVDRPGTFHTAWAGDLSESEQ
- a CDS encoding aldo/keto reductase → MSTHPTTTGDTTAAPSGTYAIGGDLPVVRLGYGTMQLTGEGVWGPPRDHDTAVAVLRRAVELGVTFFDTADSYGPVVAEQLLKEALHPYADDVVIATKAGLTRQGPGVWTPVGRPAYLRQQCEMSLRNLGVERIDLFQLHRIDPAVDLEDQVGELVALRDEGKIRHIGLSEVSVEQLEMAQAMAPIATVQNLYNLAHRDAQELLDFCEQHDIGFIPWFPLATGELSAEDGVLGAAAKDHDATPSQLALAWLLRRSPVMLPIPGTSSLDHLESNTAAAGIELTDEEYAALTALGD